One Cydia pomonella isolate Wapato2018A chromosome 15, ilCydPomo1, whole genome shotgun sequence DNA window includes the following coding sequences:
- the LOC133525818 gene encoding uncharacterized protein LOC133525818, which translates to MRALIDPGAQMCLISENAAQQLGLPRQQEKGVITGVGLRDSKCKGMLYVTCLSSDEKYSFNTEAFIMKDLTRKLPNFTFPKARWDILDTLPLADYNYNVNNSIDILLGAEIYATILMHGMYKHGNLSLVVQETHLGWIICGRVPQSFQCNLVLNNIEDIQKFWEIEDIPAQTLNTNEEDECVKYYKETTTRLADGRYQVRIPLKKAGLQKLGHSKSKAVAQFRQLEYKFNKNKHIAQQYKSFIHEYLSMGHMTISPTKQWRNAREAREASECYLPHHCVLRESSTSALRVVFNGSAKTSTGVSLNDIMHKGPNLQKDLLSLILKWRQHRVAYIADVEKMFRQIWVHQEDQSLQKIIWRDSPNEMLQEYQLTTVTYGQKAAPFLAMMTLKQLAHDERSNYPEAAKALEESFYMDDLLHGSHSVSSAKQLQHELQKLLQSGGFYLRKWMSNYQELARTDNQDTSDENNYYFKEMESRKTLGLQWDPS; encoded by the coding sequence ATGCGTGCCTTAATAGATCCTGGGGCCCAGATGTGTTTGATTTCTGAAAACGCCGCTCAACAGCTAGGGTTACCACGACAGCAAGAAAAAGGAGTGATCACAGGAGTGGGCCTTAGAGATAGCAAATGTAAAGGCATGCTGTATGTGACCTGTTTATCATCAGATGAAAAATATTCCTTCAACACCGAAGCCTTTATTATGAAGGATTTAACAAGAAAATTACCCAATTTCACCTTCCCCAAAGCAAGATGGGATATTTTGGATACTTTACCTCTGGCAGACTACAATTATAATGTCAACAACTCGATCGATATATTACTGGGTGCTGAAATTTACGCAACTATTTTGATGCATGGAATGTACAAGCATGGAAACTTATCCCTTGTTGTACAAGAGACGCACTTAGGATGGATTATATGTGGGAGAGTACCGCAAAGCTTTCAATGCAATTTGGTGTTAAATAACATCGAAGACATACAGAAATTTTGGGAAATTGAAGATATTCCAGCACAAACACTCAATACCAATGAAGAAGATGAGTGTGTCAAATACTACAAAGAAACAACAACAAGGTTGGCAGACGGAAGATATCAAGTACGGATCCCTCTGAAAAAAGCTGGTCTACAGAAACTAGGCCACTCAAAAAGTAAAGCTGTGGCGCAATTCCGGCAATTGGAatacaaattcaacaaaaataaacatattgcgCAACAGTACAAGTCATTTATACACGAATACCTATCAATGGGTCATATGACTATATCGCCGACTAAACAATGGCGGAACGCACGTGAGGCACGTGAGGCGAGTGAGTGCTACTTACCACATCATTGCGTTTTAAGAGAATCAAGCACCTCAGCTCTTCGGGTCGTATTCAATGGATCAGCGAAGACATCTACAGGAGTCAGCCTTAATGATATCATGCACAAAGGGCCTAACCTTCAAAAGGACCTTTTATCGCTCATCTTAAAATGGAGACAGCACCGTGTAGCTTACATCGCCGACGTCGAGAAAATGTTTAGGCAAATATGGGTACATCAAGAAGATCAGAGTCTGCAGAAGATTATTTGGAGAGATTCGCCAAACGAAATGTTACAAGAATACCAACTAACAACAGTTACCTACGGTCAAAAAGCTGCACCCTTCCTAGCAATGATGACCTTAAAACAATTAGCCCATGACGAAAGATCAAACTACCCTGAAGCAGCAAAAGCGCTCGAAGAAAGTTTCTATATGGATGACCTTCTTCACGGTTCCCATTCCGTTTCATCAGCCAAGCAATTGCAGCATGAATTGCAAAAGCTACTACAGTCTGGAGGCTTTTACTTAAGAAAATGGATGTCAAATTACCAAGAACTGGCCAGAACCGACAATCAAGATACTTCAGATGAAAATAACTACTACTTTAAAGAAATGGAATCAAGAAAAACATTAGGACTCCAATGGGACCCCTCTTAA